One genomic region from Candida albicans SC5314 chromosome 6, complete sequence encodes:
- a CDS encoding uncharacterized protein (Putative metalloprotease; associates with ribosomes and is involved in ribosome biogenesis; Spider biofilm induced), translated as MSDPLIPLSISNEYIPIEYHYKLDINHQKPNFNGVAIITIDKNHHQQISHKYKQSEKEKQEEEESSFSITLHANKLVIISATIGDEKLSIKYDKLQQRVTFSSSTQTYSQLVTNNCLVMEVKYMGQIKTINTYKDETQGLFKTNFLDNDSGKSDNYILTTHFQPMGAKQVFPIIDELTHKPMIKLDLKTLKKFQVFCNGDEEDVVSNDDEWKISKFVYSKPIHPAIMGFSIGDFTWQSSKTVKTNNVEDSVRVYAPSGEISKTNMALRIIENYLPKLEAVFGKYPLNHLYFVAVPFLKDGVMENWSMINVIAPNLLINDGNYQSNYNNNNNNNNNNNQPETYQLTELIVHELVHQWIGNWVSFDNWGCLWFNEAFATWAARKIIGTDTTTSRSSNNNNNMLAIDCFYDDGDGDFKIGSIFQYMERHQNPNLNATTESIFSTNIYEKGIILLDMIDGIFEAEGKNFLKQFANKIIEKYQSKTIKIFDIWQNLNDDISIDLPSFVYSWTRSKGYPLLRVTHKQNDNDSLAKKIVIEQHTYFHNITTEKAGIEDTPYHIPLFIKAKTTSDNNEDSSHGEKTKLINLMMTDRSIELDIDYHQLININTGHKGYYRVLYDQLDVGNLSLMDPKDIITIISDLGTVIGTPNSNSQDLINFIILMSNLLKLETQFNWEIWECALSYLEPIIDILRHFSEFNKFNTNWLNKFVSDLFNAIKWDNNNSLDNISKNHYNSLEWKVRSSILQLQLNINNNNNNNNNNNNNNGNHTTGDAAYKVAHKYYRNFMNSGINKKFTPKELLPAIFNVTMNKTSMKEYKKVLELVKNANVSLLKQTNATQQDLQTLSLTSLSFVYGNNSGSAADFELVNKTLNFVNNNIDSKLIELGLIGFTFTNNQQIIDTVFHWFKLNYDNWIMRSLRKGSDWSKQIGITIQNIMKMIIMKMMVNNEMNKLKLNEFIQLKLKNLPNHGLKELVDDWYLENKENIRIGTFYNDLCDHICQ; from the coding sequence ATGTCTGATCCATTGATACCATTGAGTATTTCCAATGAATATATTCCAATTGAATATCATTATAAATTAGATATCAATCATCAGAAACCAAACTTTAATGGTGTTGCAATAATTACCATTGACAAAAATCACCATCAACAAATAAGCCATAAATACAAACAAtctgaaaaagaaaaacaagaagaagaagaactgTCTTTTAGTATCACATTACATGCCAATAAATTGGTAATTATTAGTGCCACCATTggtgatgaaaaattatcaatcaaatatgATAAATTGCAACAAAGAGTGACATTTCTGAGTAGTACACAAACATATTCTCAATTAGTCACTAACAATTGTTTAGTTATGGAAGTTAAATATATGGGACAAATTAAAACCATCAATACTTATAAAGATGAAACTCAAGGGTTGtttaaaacaaattttttggaTAATGATAGTGGGAAATCCGACAACTATATACTTACAACTCATTTCCAACCAATGGGTGCTAAACAAGTTTTCCctattattgatgaattaactCATAAACCGATGATAAAattagatttgaaaactttgaaaaaatttcaagtaTTCTGTAATGGTGATGAAGAGGATGTTGTGTCCAATGATGATGAGTGGAAAATAAGTAAATTTGTTTACTCAAAACCTATACATCCTGCTATAATGGGATTTCTGATTGGTGATTTTACTTGGCAACTGAGTAAAACTGTCAAGACAAATAATGTTGAAGATTCGGTTCGAGTATATGCACCATCAGgagaaatatcaaaaacTAATATGGCATTAAGAATCATTGAAAACTATTTACCCAAATTAGAAGCAGTGTTTGGAAAATATCcattaaatcatttatattttgttgcCGTTCCATTTTTAAAAGATGGAGTAATGGAAAATTGGTCAATGATTAATGTAATCGCTCctaatttgttgataaatgatggaaattatcaatccaactacaacaacaacaacaataacaacaacaacaacaatcaaccTGAAACTTATCAATTAACTGAATTGATTGTTCATGAATTGGTTCATCAATGGATTGGGAATTGGGtttcatttgataattggGGTTGTTTATGGTTTAATGAAGCATTTGCCACTTGGGCAGCACGGAAGATTATCGGCACAGATACTACCACGTCCCGtagcagcaacaacaacaacaacatgtTAGctattgattgtttttatgatgatggtgatggtgatttTAAAATAGGTAGTATTTTCCAGTATATGGAACGTCATCAAAATCCTAATTTAAATGCTACTACTGAATCAATATTCAGTACTAATATTTATGAAAAAGGTATTATTCTTTTAGATATGATTGATGGGATTTTTGAAGCTGAAGGGAAAAATTTCCTTAAACAATTTgccaataaaataattgaaaaatatcaatcaaaaacaattaaaatctTTGATATTTGGcaaaatttaaatgatgatattCTGATTGATTTACCAAGTTTTGTTTATTCTTGGACAAGAAGTAAAGGATATCCATTATTAAGAGTCACTCATAAACAGAACGACAATGATTCattggcaaaaaaaattgttattgaaCAACATACTTATTTCCATAATATAACCACTGAAAAAGCTGGCATTGAAGATACTCCTTATCATATTccattatttattaaagcCAAAACTACTTCggataataatgaagataGTAGTCATGGTGAGAAAActaaattgatcaatttaatgATGACTGATCGATCTATTGAATTAGATATtgattatcatcaattgataaatataaatactGGACATAAAGGGTATTATCGTGTATTATATGATCAACTAGACGTTGGCAACTTGTCATTAATGGATCCAAAAGATATTATCACAATAATTTCTGATTTAGGGACAGTTATAGGCACCCCTAATTCCAATAGTCaagatttgattaattttattattttaatgagcaatttattaaaattggaAACCCAATTTAATTGGGAAATATGGGAATGTGCTTTAAGTTATTTAGAAccaattattgatattttacGTCATTTTAgtgaatttaataaatttaatactAATTGGTTAAATAAGTTTGTTAgtgatttatttaatgcAATTAAATgggataataataattctttggATAATATTTCAAAGAATCATTATAATAGTTTAGAATGGAAAGTTAGATCATCTATTTTacaattacaattgaatatcaacaataacaacaacaataacaataacaacaacaacaacaatggtAATCATACTACTGGTGATGCGGCATATAAAGTGGCCCATAAGTATTATCGAAATTTTATGAATTCAGGTATTAATAAGAAATTTACACCCAAAGAATTGTTACCAGCAATATTTAACGTCACCATGAACAAAACTTCGATGaaagaatataaaaaagTATTAGAATTAGTTAAAAATGCCAATGTATCGCttttgaaacaaacaaatgCTACTCAACAAGATTTACAAACATTAAGTTTGACAAGCTTATCATTTGTTTATGGGAATAATAGTGGTAGTGCTGCCgattttgaattggttAATAAAACATTAAATTTTGTGAACAATAATATAGATTCAAAATTAATAGAATTAGGATTAATTGGATTCACATTCACgaataatcaacaaattattgataCGGTTTTCCATTGgtttaaattaaattatgaTAATTGGATCATGAGATCTTTACGTAAAGGAAGTGATTGGTCCAAACAAATTGGTATTACTATACAAAATattatgaaaatgattattatgaaaatgatggttaataatgaaatgaataaattgaaattaaatgaatttattcaattaaaattaaaaaatttaccaaatcatggattaaaagaattggttGATGATTGGTATTtagaaaataaagaaaatattagAATTGGTACTTtttataatgatttatGTGATCATATTTGCCAATAG
- a CDS encoding uncharacterized protein (Protein of unknown function; Spider biofilm induced) — MSFYNTNTNYSPSFNQLSPPLPPPPQQQQQQFSGHSSSPMKRNNTFKSKLKSLKNELHEAMTSTTITTTTKPPLHEAMTSTTITTTTKPPLSPWSRPPTRSNSTSSYRSPFSSIKLSNGNNTGKSSGFSSCQTSPQSLSLSSTKNDNNNNNNNNGIITDVFQASRSRSISLPISKFKSPTTIIATVTNSSTTTTNTTNTNSPCSISYTSLDYDYDYDNLFEFNSPTSSYDPNFKNEKLTTNTIDDLGKEEKFLLPPLPSSATTLTPKISSPGKLNNNNNNNNNNNNNNLDKNEMDKQQIDLSLPSTPSNNNSKKYQNITSSQQLLSYENNHNHSNLIDFDNNNTKNDEELVAVDRLACSILSSVGKNTNNQNIEWNI, encoded by the coding sequence ATGTCATTTTATAACACAAATACCAATTATTCTCCATcttttaatcaattgtcaccaccactaccaccaccaccacaacaacaacaacaacaattttcaGGACATCTGTCATCTCCtatgaaaagaaataacacattcaaatcaaaactaaaatcattgaaaaatgaattacACGAAGCAATGACACTgactactattactactactactaaacCACCATTACACGAAGCAATGACACTgactactattactactactactaaacCACCATTACTGCCATGGTCAAGACCACCAACTAgatcaaattcaacatcTTCATATCGTTCACCTTTTTCATCTATAAAGTTATcaaatggtaataataCAGGAAAATCCTCAGggttttcttcttgtcAAACATCTCCTCAATCTTTATCTTTGTCATCTacaaaaaatgataataataataataataataataatggtatAATCACTGATGTTTTTCAAGCATCAAGATCCAGATCGATTTCAttaccaatttcaaaatttaaatcacCCACCACTATAATAGCGACAGTAACAAATTCTAgtaccactactactaatactaCTAATACTAACTCACCATGTTCAATATCATATACTTCGTTAgattatgattatgattatgataatttatttgaatttaattcaCCAACATCTAGTTATGATcctaatttcaaaaatgaaaaattaactactaatacaattgatgatttgggtaaagaagagaaatttttattaccTCCTTTACCATCTTCAGCTACAACATTAACACCAAAAATATCTTCACCTGGAAAActtaacaataacaataacaataacaataacaataacaataacaatttaGACAAGAATGAAATGgataaacaacaaattgatctACTGTTGCCATCAACTccttcaaataataattccaaaaaatatcaaaacaTCACTTCATCACAACAACTACTATCATATGAGAATAATCACAAccattcaaatttaatagattttgataataacaatactAAGAATGATGAGGAATTAGTTGCTGTTGATAGATTGGCTTGTTCGATTTTGTCTCTGGTTGGTAAAAACACTAATAATCAAAACATTGAATGGAATATTTAG